One Polaribacter sp. SA4-12 genomic window carries:
- a CDS encoding 30S ribosomal protein S16, whose amino-acid sequence MPVKIRLQRHGKKGKPFYWVVAADARAKRDGKYLEKIGTYNPNVNPAIIDLDIDKAVEWLQNGAQPTDTAKNILSYKGAMLKNHLVGGIRKGALTQEQADAKFAAWLEAKATKISDKEAGLSQAQSDAKAAALAAEKAVNEARIEAAKPVVEEVAEVVADVEEAAEAAPETIDEAAAKAAE is encoded by the coding sequence ATGCCAGTAAAGATTAGATTACAAAGACACGGTAAAAAAGGTAAACCATTTTATTGGGTTGTTGCCGCTGATGCACGTGCAAAAAGAGATGGTAAATACTTAGAAAAAATAGGTACTTACAATCCAAACGTTAACCCTGCAATTATCGATTTAGATATTGATAAAGCTGTAGAATGGTTACAAAATGGTGCTCAACCAACTGATACTGCAAAAAACATTTTATCTTACAAAGGTGCAATGTTAAAGAATCATTTAGTTGGAGGTATTAGAAAAGGAGCTTTAACTCAAGAACAAGCAGATGCAAAGTTTGCAGCTTGGTTAGAGGCAAAAGCTACTAAGATTTCTGATAAAGAAGCTGGATTATCTCAAGCTCAATCTGATGCAAAAGCAGCAGCTTTAGCAGCAGAAAAAGCAGTAAACGAAGCAAGAATTGAAGCAGCTAAACCAGTTGTTGAAGAGGTTGCTGAGGTAGTTGCAGATGTTGAAGAAGCAGCGGAAGCAGCTCCTGAAACAATTGATGAAGCAGCAGCAAAAGCAGCAGAATAA
- the dnaE gene encoding DNA polymerase III subunit alpha — MYLIFDTETTGLPKSWNAPITDTDNWPRCIQIAWQLHDEMGNVVEHDDFLIRPDNFNIPYDAERIHGISTELAAEQGISLDECLTKFNEVLGKTKFIVGQNLQFDLNIMGCEFHRLGVENKMLSLPVLDTCTEKTALMCQIPGGRGGKFKLPTLTELHNHLFAVGFGDAHNATADVEATTRCFLELIRLREFTKEQLDVDADYFKNFSEANPKPIQVIGLKHINLKQESDRIRQRLEKLKGNATTKSTAVGLDELKDVQFSHLHNHTQYSVLQSTMQLGNIVKAAAKYNMPAVAMTDTANMMGSFHFVNAVLNHNKSAETPMKPIIGCEFNICEDHKNKSQKDNGYQVVLLAKNKNGYHNLAKMSSAAFVDGFYYVPRIDRELVERYKEDIIVLTGNLYGEVPSKILNLGEKQAEDALIWWKEQFKDDLYIELMRHDQQDEKIVNETLLKFSKKHDVKIVATNNTFYLDRKDANAHDILLCVKDGEKQATPIGKGRGYRYGLPNDEYYFKSSDEMKTLFLDIPEAITNIQEIVDKVEIFTLARNVLLPAFDIPEEFKDVRDEENEGKRGENNFLKHLTFVGAKKRYGEITESIKERLDFELSVIEKTGYPGYFLIVEDFIREARKMDVAVGPGRGSAAGSVVAFCLWITNIDPIKYDLLFERFLNPERVSMPDIDIDFDDEGRGRVMDYVINKYGANQVAQIITYGTMAAKSSIRDTARVLDLPLFEADRIAKLIPGIKLKNIFGDDAKSKGKVDALRAEEKQLVEELKQMSYGNDLVSETINKATILEGSVRNTGIHACGVIITPGDITNYVPVALAKDSDMYVTQFDNSVVEDAGLLKMDFLGLKTLTLIKDTVKIVKARHNVILDPETFPLDDVKTYELFQKGETVGIFQYESPGMQKHMRSLKPTVFADLIAMNALYRPGPMEYIPSFINRKHGTEDIEYDLPAMEEYLAETYGITVYQEQVMLLSQKLADFTKGEADVLRKAMGKKQIAVLDKMKPKFVEQAAAKGHDPEKLEKIWKDWEAFASYAFNKSHSTCYAWIAYQTAYLKAHYPAEYMASVLSNNMKDIKAVSFFMEECKRMELPVFGPDLNESYLKFSVNQEGAVRFGMAAVKGVGAGAVRAIIEEREENGNYSSIFDLAKRVNLRSANKKSFDSLIKAGAFDSFTDTHRAQYFETDEKGLTFLERAMKFGSKFQENENSAQVSMFGEASTVQFPEPDIPECETWGTMELLSQEKEVIGIYISAHPLDDFKNEMIFCNASLRHFKDDLSKYEGVNLTFAAIITDVQHRVSKAGKGWAMFTMEDYGDSNEFRIFGEDYLRMKHFLTPNSFLFVRCTIQPGWTNKEGVKGEPRLKFTDFKLLHDIMDELCKKVTIKIPLQDIKEDSILNLETILKNSPGKQNLHFTIWDAKEKIEVSLPSRNTKVHISNELLATLKSQDIDFKLN, encoded by the coding sequence ATGTACTTAATTTTTGATACAGAAACTACAGGTTTACCTAAAAGTTGGAATGCTCCAATTACAGATACAGACAATTGGCCTAGGTGTATTCAAATTGCATGGCAATTGCATGACGAAATGGGAAACGTTGTAGAACACGACGATTTTCTAATAAGACCAGACAACTTTAATATTCCTTACGATGCAGAAAGAATTCACGGAATTTCTACTGAATTAGCAGCAGAACAAGGTATTTCTTTAGATGAATGTTTAACTAAGTTTAATGAAGTTTTAGGTAAAACGAAGTTTATTGTTGGTCAGAATTTACAGTTCGACCTTAATATTATGGGATGTGAATTCCATAGATTAGGTGTAGAAAATAAAATGCTTTCGCTACCTGTTTTAGATACATGTACAGAAAAAACGGCATTAATGTGTCAGATTCCTGGTGGTCGAGGAGGAAAATTTAAACTACCAACTTTAACAGAATTACACAATCATTTATTTGCCGTTGGTTTTGGGGATGCCCATAATGCAACTGCCGATGTTGAGGCAACAACTCGTTGTTTTTTAGAGTTAATTCGTTTAAGAGAATTTACCAAAGAACAATTAGATGTTGATGCGGATTATTTCAAAAATTTCTCTGAAGCAAATCCGAAACCGATTCAAGTAATTGGTTTAAAACACATCAACCTTAAGCAAGAAAGCGATAGAATTCGCCAACGTTTAGAAAAATTAAAAGGTAACGCAACTACAAAATCTACTGCTGTTGGTTTAGATGAACTAAAAGACGTACAATTTTCTCACTTGCACAATCACACACAATATTCTGTTTTACAATCTACCATGCAACTTGGTAATATTGTAAAAGCTGCAGCAAAATATAATATGCCTGCAGTTGCTATGACAGATACTGCAAATATGATGGGATCTTTTCACTTTGTGAATGCGGTTTTAAATCATAATAAAAGTGCAGAAACTCCAATGAAACCAATTATTGGTTGTGAGTTTAATATTTGTGAAGATCATAAAAACAAATCGCAAAAAGACAATGGTTATCAAGTTGTTTTATTAGCAAAAAATAAAAATGGATATCACAATTTAGCAAAAATGTCTTCGGCAGCTTTTGTGGATGGTTTTTACTACGTTCCTAGAATTGATAGAGAACTTGTAGAAAGATACAAAGAAGATATTATTGTTTTAACAGGTAACTTATACGGAGAGGTGCCTAGTAAAATTTTGAATCTTGGAGAAAAACAGGCAGAAGATGCTTTAATCTGGTGGAAAGAACAATTTAAAGATGACCTTTATATTGAGTTGATGCGTCATGATCAACAAGATGAAAAAATTGTTAATGAAACTTTATTAAAGTTTTCTAAAAAGCATGATGTTAAAATCGTAGCTACAAACAACACTTTTTATTTAGATAGAAAAGATGCAAATGCACATGATATTTTATTATGTGTAAAAGACGGAGAAAAACAAGCTACACCTATTGGTAAAGGTCGTGGTTATAGATATGGTTTGCCAAACGATGAGTATTATTTCAAATCTTCGGATGAAATGAAAACACTCTTCTTAGACATTCCAGAAGCAATTACCAACATTCAAGAAATTGTAGATAAGGTTGAAATTTTTACGCTTGCAAGAAACGTTTTATTACCCGCTTTTGATATTCCTGAGGAATTTAAAGATGTAAGAGACGAAGAAAATGAAGGAAAACGTGGAGAAAATAATTTCTTAAAACACTTAACTTTTGTTGGTGCAAAAAAACGTTATGGAGAAATTACAGAATCAATTAAAGAGCGTTTAGACTTTGAATTATCTGTTATTGAAAAAACTGGATATCCTGGTTATTTCTTAATTGTAGAAGATTTTATTCGCGAAGCAAGAAAAATGGATGTTGCTGTTGGTCCTGGTCGTGGTTCTGCTGCAGGTTCTGTAGTTGCCTTTTGTCTTTGGATTACAAATATTGATCCTATTAAATACGATTTACTTTTTGAGCGTTTCTTAAATCCAGAACGTGTTTCCATGCCCGATATCGATATTGATTTTGATGATGAAGGTCGTGGTCGTGTAATGGATTATGTAATTAATAAATATGGTGCAAATCAAGTTGCACAAATTATCACATACGGAACAATGGCTGCTAAATCTTCTATTAGAGATACCGCCAGAGTTTTAGATTTACCGCTGTTTGAAGCCGATAGAATTGCGAAGTTAATTCCTGGAATTAAATTAAAAAACATCTTCGGTGATGATGCAAAGAGTAAAGGTAAAGTTGATGCTTTACGTGCAGAAGAAAAACAATTAGTTGAAGAACTAAAACAAATGTCTTACGGAAATGATTTAGTTTCCGAAACTATAAATAAGGCAACAATTTTAGAAGGTTCTGTTAGAAATACTGGTATTCATGCCTGTGGTGTAATTATTACACCTGGAGATATTACCAATTATGTACCCGTTGCTTTGGCAAAAGATTCTGACATGTACGTTACCCAATTTGATAACTCTGTTGTAGAAGATGCAGGTTTATTAAAAATGGATTTCTTGGGATTAAAAACGCTGACTTTAATTAAAGACACCGTTAAAATTGTAAAAGCAAGACATAATGTTATTTTAGATCCAGAGACGTTTCCTTTAGATGATGTAAAAACATATGAACTTTTCCAGAAAGGAGAAACTGTAGGTATTTTTCAATATGAATCTCCAGGAATGCAAAAACACATGAGGTCTCTAAAACCAACTGTTTTCGCCGATTTAATTGCAATGAATGCCTTGTACAGACCTGGTCCGATGGAATATATTCCGTCTTTTATTAATAGAAAACACGGAACAGAAGATATTGAGTACGATTTACCTGCCATGGAAGAATATTTGGCAGAAACATACGGAATTACAGTTTACCAAGAGCAAGTAATGCTTTTATCACAAAAACTAGCAGATTTCACTAAAGGTGAAGCCGATGTTTTACGTAAAGCAATGGGTAAAAAGCAAATTGCGGTGCTGGATAAAATGAAACCAAAATTTGTAGAACAAGCTGCTGCAAAAGGTCATGATCCAGAAAAATTAGAAAAAATATGGAAAGATTGGGAAGCCTTCGCCAGTTATGCCTTTAACAAATCTCACTCTACTTGTTATGCTTGGATTGCATATCAAACCGCATATTTAAAAGCACATTATCCTGCAGAATATATGGCTTCTGTACTTTCTAATAATATGAAAGATATTAAAGCTGTTTCCTTCTTTATGGAAGAATGTAAACGAATGGAATTACCCGTTTTTGGTCCAGATTTAAATGAATCTTACTTAAAGTTTTCTGTAAATCAAGAAGGAGCTGTTCGTTTTGGAATGGCTGCAGTAAAAGGTGTTGGTGCTGGAGCAGTAAGAGCAATTATTGAAGAAAGAGAAGAAAACGGAAACTATTCTTCTATTTTCGATTTAGCAAAACGTGTAAATTTACGATCTGCTAATAAAAAATCTTTTGATAGTTTAATAAAAGCTGGTGCTTTTGATTCTTTTACTGATACACATAGAGCTCAATATTTTGAAACAGATGAAAAAGGATTGACCTTTTTAGAACGCGCCATGAAATTTGGAAGTAAGTTTCAAGAAAACGAAAATTCTGCTCAAGTTTCTATGTTTGGTGAAGCTTCTACAGTTCAATTTCCAGAACCAGATATTCCTGAATGTGAAACTTGGGGAACAATGGAGCTTTTATCACAAGAAAAAGAAGTAATTGGAATTTATATTTCGGCGCATCCTTTAGATGATTTTAAAAACGAAATGATTTTCTGTAATGCATCTTTAAGACATTTTAAGGACGACCTTAGTAAATATGAAGGCGTAAACTTAACGTTTGCAGCAATTATTACAGATGTTCAACATCGCGTTTCTAAAGCTGGTAAAGGTTGGGCAATGTTTACAATGGAAGATTATGGAGACAGTAATGAATTCAGAATTTTCGGTGAAGATTATTTAAGAATGAAACACTTTTTAACGCCGAATTCTTTCTTATTTGTTCGATGTACAATTCAACCAGGTTGGACAAACAAAGAAGGTGTTAAAGGTGAACCTCGTTTAAAGTTTACAGATTTTAAATTGTTGCACGATATAATGGATGAATTGTGTAAAAAAGTAACCATAAAAATTCCTTTACAAGATATTAAAGAGGATAGCATTTTAAATTTAGAAACGATTCTTAAAAATAGCCCAGGTAAACAGAATTTACACTTTACTATTTGGGATGCCAAAGAAAAAATAGAGGTGAGTTTACCTAGTAGAAATACCAAAGTTCACATTTCTAATGAATTATTAGCAACGTTAAAGAGTCAGGATATTGATTTTAAGTTGAATTAA
- a CDS encoding D-arabinono-1,4-lactone oxidase, with the protein MKQNENGTWVSWNENLTYKYKSLYKVTSEEELQEVVKKSEKIRVFGSKQSSADIASGVETLIDITSYNKILTVDDSACTITVQSGLILGDLLEEIEAKGWCIPCLPDINTVTIGGALATGTHGTSGKLLSEYITKCSIVLADGSVKIITDKDELIYAVRVSLGVLGVLSEITFQCEPIYTLHVKEGPEDDKVWLPKINERLKKHDFLRILWLPHTNKGYVITGDKIDPNTEIKEDLGPAFLKHRRTASKILYKYTHIFPWFTAIANKLLYIGFFSSKKEHKGSLYQATVTKSRGSTLELAEWTIGLDKFPTVFEELKTEINKWNNKSFIHIPMDIRFVYKDTSWLSYAYKKDTVTMGCVSRNAATADTYEAFKTIEKIFLKHGGKPHWAKRFAAKNTELSKIYEKWEDFKILRRKLDPTNKFLNPYLTELFNEKTNN; encoded by the coding sequence ATGAAACAAAACGAAAACGGTACTTGGGTAAGTTGGAACGAAAACCTTACATACAAATACAAATCACTATACAAAGTTACCTCTGAAGAGGAATTACAAGAAGTTGTTAAAAAATCAGAAAAAATACGTGTTTTTGGGAGTAAACAATCATCTGCAGATATTGCATCTGGAGTTGAAACTTTAATTGACATTACTTCGTATAATAAAATTTTAACTGTTGATGATTCAGCTTGTACAATTACTGTGCAATCTGGTTTAATTTTAGGTGATTTACTCGAAGAAATAGAAGCAAAAGGTTGGTGTATTCCTTGTTTACCAGACATCAACACAGTTACAATTGGTGGCGCATTAGCAACAGGAACACATGGTACAAGTGGAAAACTATTATCTGAATACATAACCAAATGTAGCATTGTTCTTGCTGATGGTTCTGTAAAAATAATAACTGATAAAGATGAATTAATTTATGCAGTCAGAGTTTCATTAGGTGTTTTAGGTGTGTTATCTGAAATTACTTTTCAATGTGAACCAATATATACGTTACATGTAAAAGAAGGTCCTGAAGACGATAAAGTTTGGTTACCTAAAATTAATGAGCGACTTAAAAAACATGATTTCTTAAGAATTTTATGGCTTCCTCATACTAATAAAGGGTATGTAATTACAGGTGATAAAATTGACCCAAATACAGAAATTAAAGAAGATTTAGGTCCTGCTTTCTTAAAACATAGAAGAACAGCTTCTAAAATATTATATAAATACACACATATTTTTCCTTGGTTTACAGCGATTGCAAATAAACTTTTATACATAGGTTTTTTTAGCTCTAAAAAAGAACACAAAGGTTCTTTATACCAAGCAACCGTTACTAAATCTAGAGGTTCTACCTTAGAATTGGCAGAATGGACCATTGGTTTAGATAAATTTCCAACTGTCTTTGAAGAATTGAAAACAGAGATAAATAAATGGAATAATAAATCGTTTATTCATATTCCTATGGATATTCGTTTTGTATACAAAGACACTTCTTGGTTAAGCTATGCTTACAAAAAAGATACTGTTACAATGGGATGCGTTTCTAGAAATGCAGCTACTGCAGATACGTATGAAGCTTTTAAAACTATTGAGAAAATATTTTTAAAACACGGAGGAAAACCTCATTGGGCTAAACGTTTTGCAGCTAAAAACACAGAACTGTCCAAAATATATGAAAAGTGGGAAGATTTTAAAATTTTAAGGAGAAAATTAGATCCAACTAATAAATTTTTAAACCCATATTTAACAGAATTATTCAACGAAAAAACAAACAATTAA
- a CDS encoding HAD family hydrolase: MLLPKGFLFDFDGVVVDSKESHNSAWSSAFKELFDTEIAPFPKSLSGKSPMLISEYFCSLIGKKNQTEDLYFLKDQHLDSHFKVPILLPGIHEITNFLSEEKIPYGIASNATKQFLKNSIHHLNLNFSIVFGLQDYVKPKPAPEAYISLANALNFKEEDFDNIWVFEDSLTGTNAARLAGMMPIGITTNYSTEELKEVGSVLTFPTVLEAYQYLKTYKN; this comes from the coding sequence ATGTTATTACCTAAAGGATTTTTATTTGATTTTGATGGAGTTGTAGTCGATAGTAAAGAAAGCCATAATTCGGCTTGGTCTTCTGCTTTTAAAGAATTGTTTGATACTGAAATTGCGCCTTTTCCTAAAAGTCTTTCAGGAAAATCTCCTATGTTAATTTCAGAATATTTTTGCAGTTTGATTGGCAAAAAAAATCAAACTGAAGATTTATATTTTTTAAAAGACCAGCATTTAGATTCTCATTTTAAAGTTCCTATATTATTACCTGGAATTCATGAAATTACGAACTTTTTATCCGAAGAAAAAATACCTTATGGAATTGCAAGTAACGCTACAAAACAGTTTTTAAAAAATAGTATTCATCATTTAAATTTAAACTTTTCTATTGTTTTTGGATTACAAGATTATGTAAAACCAAAACCTGCACCAGAAGCTTATATTTCTTTAGCAAATGCTTTAAATTTTAAAGAAGAAGATTTTGATAATATTTGGGTTTTTGAAGATAGTTTAACAGGGACAAATGCAGCAAGATTAGCTGGCATGATGCCTATAGGAATTACAACTAATTACTCTACAGAAGAGCTAAAAGAAGTAGGAAGCGTACTTACCTTTCCTACTGTTTTAGAAGCTTATCAAT